The following proteins are co-located in the Dromiciops gliroides isolate mDroGli1 chromosome 2, mDroGli1.pri, whole genome shotgun sequence genome:
- the LOC122739346 gene encoding pancreatic progenitor cell differentiation and proliferation factor-like, producing the protein MAAIPSSGSLVATHDYYRRRLGSTSSNSSCGSAEYSGEVIPHHPGLPKSDPGHWWASFFFGKSSHPFMTTVLESPEHSKTFQVAHGTITCDLAQEAMRKRHVSEPSKTNTGPSA; encoded by the coding sequence ATGGCAGCAATCCCGTCCAGCGGTTCACTCGTAGCAACCCATGACTACTACCGAAGACGTCTGGGTTCCACTTCCAGCAACAGCTCCTGTGGAAGTGCTGAGTACTCTGGGGAAGTGATCCCCCACCATCCTGGTCTTCCCAAATCAGACCCAGGCCACTGGTGGGCGAGCTTCTTCTTCGGGAAATCGAGTCATCCATTCATGACAACTGTATTGGAATCCCCAGAGCACTCAAAAACTTTCCAGGTTGCTCATGGCACGATCACCTGTGACCTGGCTCAGGAGGCCATGAGGAAGCGGCATGTCAGCGAACCCAGCAAAACCAACACTGGGCCTTCTGCATGA